taataataataataataataataataataataataataataataataataataataataataataatgtgcagaaggagcgacgtacaacagatgaatgacggtacactcgtcattcgtggagagaaggttccgtcgcgaaatgtaggcgatGGTGGTTCTGCActcatctgtcgtccatctcgtcgattctcacgagatcctgtcacctcgtttGGCCATTctgcctccgccctctgcaccaaaaatccatcagtatcatcaactgctacacaccaacatcagcagctgatgaatccgaattggacgcgttttacgaggagctggaggaagtagtccgcaacgagaagtccttctacaaattcgttgtcggagacttcaacgcaaaactaggaaaggccacagaagaggaatacaggattggaagatttggactaggggaccggaataaaaacggcaatcgtctcgccgggctgttgtccgccgttcgcctctttcatgggaactctcttttcatgaaaaaagatcaacgtcggtggacatgggaatcgcccaatggcgcgactcgtgcggagatcgaccacatactcaccaaccggaggtggtgtctacttgacgtctcagtagtaccatccttttgtagtggttcttatcaccgtctccttcgtgcggaAATACGAATTAGCCACacgatgaaaaagaacatctgctatcggcaacgaaggagaaaagaagcctacgacgattgcgtactcgaggactccttgacccaaggtgactggcacatcgaggaggacctaaacgtggactacgagatgctgctcagaggattacgagcctgtgctgagcgtgcctcgaagccgcgcacgacaaacttggatcgaatttcaaagaccaccaaggaattgttggaaagaagaagggctttgaggcttgatccgaatgcatcgcacattgaggggttagtagcaaacactagctgcagaaaagcgttgcaggaggatcttctGAAATacaagcagaagaagattctgaaaacagcacaaagaagaacgagtctaaagaagtgccgcagtgatctccgcgaatataatattccgctagcaagcttgctgagcgaagacgggattcgcacgtcttctcgtcgtgagatggaagtAATTACGGAGaagttctactcgaaccttttccgttcatcaactcctgtgtcaagcccgatcatccccactggtgaagctccgccacggattctcccttcggaagtacgagtcgctatcaagagcatgaaatctggcacagcccccggccctgattttatatcagcagaagttcttcgggctggtggccatccgcttcatgtaatcttagcagcgcacatgacatcctatcttcagaaagaaaggatcccagaccagtggaagacctcgcgaaccgttcttatccataagaaaggtgaccgagagaaccttcggaactaccgtccgatatgcttactgagcgtgttatacaaagtattcaccaagatcatcctcacgcgcatatctaggacgctggatgaagcccagtctcaaaaacaagctggattccgccagggatTCAGCTTGTTCTTGTTCAGTTTGGTTCagggggttcagctgcttggaccacatccaggcCGTATCgtgggtcatagaggtttgcagggaataccgcctgctcCTTGTTCTAActttcgtcgactatgagaaagcctttgacagcgtagaaacgaatgcaatactgtcagcgctggtcggtcaaggtgtggacgcgtcgtaagTGAgcacattagccaattgctacgatcgatgcacgactaagatacagctattccaccgccctctcactatgcccattggaaagggggtgggacaaggcgatactatatcgccgaagctgttcacggctgcattgcaatggataatgaaatcacttccctgggaagaaaggggaatacgtgttgatggaagatttctctcgaaccttcgtttcacggacgacatcgttctcttttcgagcagtaccaatgaagcagaaacgatgctcaacgaattgaacgaagcgaAGAGAATAGggctacgaataaacagaaggaagacacagttcatgaagaacgcctactgcgaggacggaggagtacaacttgaaggcttccaaattgtggaaacttcgtcatacgtataccttggacgttctatgaacatgggaAACTActtgaaagaagaactgaatagaagaatgagagcagcatgggtagcattcgcagccgtcagagtcagctacggaccaactgacggaccaagatcttcgtgctcatctgttcgactcgacagtccttccagcgctctgttacgcagcggagacgtgggcagacaccgcggccacgtctaggaagctacttactacccacagagcccttgagagatgtctcctgaagtttaaccggcgcacacaacacttagccggtcttcgcagcaagaggaatgtcccgtcttcgcgacccagcggaatatgtattgaaagcaaaacatagatgggccggtaacatcatgagaagaatcgacgacagatggactaaaagaacgctaaagTGGATCCTAGGAGATGCTTAACGCCCTCGAGAGaaaccgccaacgagatggtgTGACGTgactacacggatggaccagctgagagctcagctggatacggctcaaggacctcgtcaacgtcactcacgaaatttgagaacatcttggatgacaatggcgagggaacgaaacgagtggaagaaatgctggggcccgcacgtctaGTGAAGACGGGCCGTCTAAGTAAGCTAATTAAGTTTGATCTCATGAAGGCTCGTGGTGTTGTTGCTAACACGAAGGCATGCTTCCTGTTTGAAGGGGTTGATCTTGAAATTTCTAACGTATTTATCCTACATATTTCTCCTTCCTTTGTACGATAACACGACCGAATTTGGTGGGCGAACACATTCTCTTCCTGACATGGTTGTGATAGTGGGTGACTTGAGACTTAGGGTATTTTAtcaccctaattgaacagaccaaaGCGGTGGTTCAGTAGAATGTTTATTAAGTGAATAAATTGAGTGCCAACAAATAGGATTCAATGAAAagagtgggcagagcgttgtctgccgcactcttggac
This is a stretch of genomic DNA from Necator americanus strain Aroian chromosome II, whole genome shotgun sequence. It encodes these proteins:
- a CDS encoding hypothetical protein (NECATOR_CHRII.G6558.T1) yields the protein MLKLLRLNRGLGANGRWWFCTHLSSISSILTRSCHLVWPFCLRPLHQKSISIINCYTPTSAADESELDAFYEELEEVVRNEKSFYKFVVGDFNAKLGKATEEEYRIGRFGLGDRNKNGNRLAGLLSAVRLFHGNSLFMKKDQRRWTWESPNGATRAEIDHILTNRRWCLLDVSVVPSFCSGSYHRLLRAEIRISHTMKKNICYRQRRRKEAYDDCVLEDSLTQGDWHIEEDLNVDYEMLLRGLRACAERASKPRTTNLDRISKTTKELLERRRALRLDPNASHIEGLVANTSCRKALQEDLLKYKQKKILKTAQRRTSLKKCRSDLREYNIPLASLLSEDGIRTSSRREMEVITEKFYSNLFRSSTPVSSPIIPTGEAPPRILPSEVRVAIKSMKSGTAPGPDFISAEVLRAGGHPLHVILAAHMTSYLQKERIPDQWKTSRTVLIHKKGDRENLRNYRPICLLSVLYKVFTKIILTRISRTLDEAQSQKQAGFRQGFSLFLFSLVQGVQLLGPHPGRIVGHRGLQGIPPAPCSNFRRL
- a CDS encoding hypothetical protein (NECATOR_CHRII.G6560.T1), which gives rise to MKKNICYRQRRRKEAYDDCVLEDSLTQGDWHIEEDLNVDYEMLLRGLRACAERASKPRTTNLDRISKTTKELLERRRALRLDPNASHIEGLVANTSCRKALQEDLLKYKQKKILKTAQRRTSLKKCRSDLREYNIPLASLLSEDGIRTSSRREMEVITEKFYSNLFRSSTPVSSPIIPTGEAPPRILPSEVRVAIKSMKSGTAPGPDFISAEVLRAGGHPLHVILAAHMTSYLQKERIPDQWKTSRTVLIHKKGDRENLRNYRPICLLSVLYKVFTKIILTRISRTLDEAQSQKQAGFRQGFSLFLFSLVQGVQLLGPHPGRIVGHRGLQGIPPAPCSNFRRL
- a CDS encoding hypothetical protein (NECATOR_CHRII.G6561.T1); its protein translation is MPIGKGVGQGDTISPKLFTAALQWIMKSLPWEERGIRVDGRFLSNLRFTDDIVLFSSSTNEAETMLNELNEAKRIGLRINRRKTQFMKNAYCEDGGVQLEGFQIVETSSYVYLGRSMNMGNYLKEELNRRMRAAWVAFAAVRVSYGPTDGPRSSCSSVRLDSPSSALLRSGDVGRHRGHV